A region from the Bacteroidota bacterium genome encodes:
- a CDS encoding SUF system Fe-S cluster assembly protein yields the protein MTPEQKREIEENVVTVLRTVFDPEIPVNIYDLGLVYEINVSDEGDVRVLMTLTSPSCPVAETMPGDVKMRVEMVKDVRNCEVELTFDPPWDQSMLSDEAKLELGFL from the coding sequence ATGACGCCCGAGCAAAAACGCGAAATAGAAGAAAATGTGGTCACTGTGCTGCGCACGGTGTTCGATCCCGAAATACCGGTAAATATCTACGACCTTGGCCTGGTTTACGAGATCAATGTGAGCGACGAAGGCGACGTCAGGGTGCTGATGACCCTCACTTCGCCCAGTTGCCCGGTGGCCGAAACCATGCCCGGCGACGTGAAAATGCGCGTGGAAATGGTGAAAGACGTGCGCAATTGCGAGGTCGAACTCACTTTCGATCCCCCATGGGACCAGAGCATGCTTTCGGACGAAGCAAAACTCGAACTGGGATTCCTTTAA
- a CDS encoding S46 family peptidase, producing the protein MKRIILFLFIALRISTITAGEGMWVPMWLSQNEAEMKAMGMRISAEDIYSVNQGSLKDAILQFGRGCTASLISSQGLILTNHHCGYGEIQKHSSLQNDYLTLGFWAASQKEELPNPGLTVTLLVRMEDVTDAVLEGLKAGMTEAQRAELVRNNSRKIIEEARKASGLEVSIRPFYYGNQYIMMYNRVFKDVRLVGAPPSSIGKFGGDTDNWMWPRHTGDFALFRIYVSPKGEPAEYHPDNVPYQPEKWLPVSLKGVTEGDFTFVFGYPGRTSQYLPAAAVKLITEVSNPQRVMLRGTRLEIFKHYSQSDPLVRIQYAVKDARVANAWKKMMGETKGIRRLNGIERKQELETRFVQWASDNTELQQKYGGIVGAFNQNYSLLEPLTLAMDYLSEAGMGIEIYQLASRFIPLAEEVAKPRPDTSRVNNLIKNLKTLVGEHFKDYHQPVDREVATALLQLYLKNQPVGFRPDFLEVIPSRFKGNVQAYVQHLFGHSMFVSQQQLGQWLEKPDKKSLKKLEKDPAYVAALSMRTFNNRQIEPAMRPLQQANDSLMRIFMTGLMEMQTDRRFYPDANSTLRVTYGKVEGYEPADAVSYRYFTTLEGILEKENPDIYDYVVEPRLKALHQSGDFGPYAASDGRLRVAFVASNHTTGGNSGSPVLDADGYLVGLNFDRCWEGTMSDLMYDPAMSRNISADIRYVLFIVDKFAGARHLIDEMTLIR; encoded by the coding sequence ATGAAGCGTATTATCCTATTTCTTTTCATAGCACTCAGAATCAGCACAATCACGGCCGGCGAAGGCATGTGGGTACCCATGTGGCTCAGCCAGAACGAAGCCGAAATGAAAGCCATGGGCATGCGCATCAGCGCCGAAGACATCTATTCGGTCAACCAGGGCAGCCTCAAAGACGCCATCCTGCAATTCGGACGCGGCTGCACCGCAAGTCTGATTTCGTCGCAGGGGCTCATCCTCACCAACCACCACTGCGGTTATGGCGAGATACAAAAACACAGCAGCCTGCAAAACGATTACCTCACCCTGGGTTTCTGGGCTGCAAGCCAGAAAGAAGAATTGCCCAATCCGGGGCTCACAGTCACCCTGCTGGTCAGGATGGAAGATGTTACCGACGCCGTGCTCGAAGGCCTGAAGGCCGGCATGACCGAGGCACAGCGGGCCGAGCTGGTGCGCAACAACAGCCGGAAAATCATCGAAGAAGCCCGCAAAGCCAGTGGACTGGAAGTGAGCATCCGGCCGTTTTATTATGGCAACCAGTATATCATGATGTACAACAGGGTTTTCAAAGACGTCAGGTTGGTGGGCGCTCCGCCCTCAAGCATCGGGAAATTCGGGGGCGATACCGACAACTGGATGTGGCCGCGGCATACCGGCGATTTTGCCCTGTTCAGGATCTACGTCAGTCCCAAAGGCGAGCCGGCCGAATACCATCCCGACAATGTGCCCTACCAGCCGGAAAAGTGGTTGCCCGTTTCGCTCAAAGGTGTAACCGAAGGCGACTTTACCTTTGTGTTTGGCTATCCGGGACGCACCAGCCAATACCTGCCGGCTGCAGCCGTAAAGCTCATCACCGAAGTTTCGAACCCCCAACGCGTGATGCTGCGCGGCACCCGCCTCGAGATTTTCAAGCACTACAGCCAGAGCGACCCGCTGGTGCGCATTCAGTATGCCGTGAAAGATGCCCGTGTAGCCAATGCCTGGAAAAAGATGATGGGCGAAACCAAAGGAATCCGCCGGCTCAACGGCATCGAACGTAAGCAGGAACTCGAAACCCGTTTTGTGCAATGGGCTTCGGACAATACTGAGCTGCAACAAAAATACGGCGGCATCGTCGGGGCATTCAACCAGAACTACAGCCTTCTGGAGCCGCTGACCCTGGCCATGGACTACCTGAGCGAAGCGGGGATGGGGATCGAAATTTACCAGCTGGCTTCGCGTTTTATCCCGCTGGCCGAGGAAGTGGCGAAGCCAAGACCCGACACATCCAGGGTCAACAACCTGATAAAGAACCTCAAAACCCTGGTCGGGGAACACTTCAAAGACTACCACCAGCCCGTGGACCGAGAGGTGGCCACTGCCCTGCTTCAGCTTTACCTGAAAAACCAGCCAGTAGGTTTCCGTCCCGACTTTCTCGAGGTCATCCCAAGCCGTTTTAAAGGGAATGTGCAAGCCTACGTGCAGCACCTCTTCGGACACAGTATGTTTGTTTCGCAACAGCAGCTCGGGCAATGGCTTGAGAAACCCGACAAGAAAAGTCTGAAAAAGCTCGAAAAAGACCCGGCCTATGTGGCTGCGCTGAGCATGCGAACCTTCAACAACAGGCAAATTGAGCCCGCCATGCGCCCCCTGCAGCAGGCCAACGACAGCCTGATGCGCATCTTTATGACAGGTCTGATGGAAATGCAGACCGATCGCCGCTTTTATCCCGATGCCAACAGCACCCTCAGGGTAACCTACGGCAAGGTGGAGGGCTACGAACCGGCCGATGCCGTCAGCTACCGCTATTTTACCACCCTCGAAGGCATTTTGGAAAAGGAGAACCCCGACATTTACGACTACGTGGTTGAGCCCAGGCTGAAAGCGCTTCACCAGAGCGGCGACTTTGGTCCTTATGCCGCCTCCGACGGGCGCCTGCGCGTGGCCTTTGTTGCCTCGAACCATACCACCGGAGGCAATTCGGGCAGCCCGGTGCTCGATGCCGACGGTTACCTCGTGGGCCTCAACTTCGACCGTTGCTGGGAAGGCACCATGAGCGACCTGATGTACGACCCGGCCATGAGCCGCAACATCTCGGCCGACATCCGCTATGTGCTGTTTATTGTGGACAAATTTGCAGGCGCCAGGCACCTGATCGACGAAATGACCCTCATCCGCTGA
- the sufS gene encoding SufS family cysteine desulfurase, giving the protein MTSLLDVDALRQAFPALQQHVYGKPLIYLDNAATTQKPLSVISRLKQYYEAENANIHRGVHYLSQLSTQSFENARTTVACHINALHRHEVVFTRGTTESINLIASSFARYAARKAPKVLITAMEHHSNLVPWQQWVLQNGGSLLVARLLPDGSLDLEHFAALLDQQPDLVAVTHVSNVLGTVNPVKEITALAHQRNIPVLVDGAQAIAHLPVDVQDIGCDFYVFSGHKAYGPMGVGVLYGREEWLLRLPPYQYGGEMVDRVSFDHTTFNELPFKFEAGTPNVGAVLGLETALSFIQKTGYEAIANHEHELTRLGHQLLSDVPGIEFYGLTHDKEAVISFNIRALHPYDLGALLDKMGIAVRTGHHCAHPLMDVLGVSGTVRASMAVYNTPDEMEQFAAAVKKAAMMLS; this is encoded by the coding sequence ATGACCTCCCTTCTGGATGTGGATGCCCTCAGGCAGGCTTTTCCGGCCCTGCAGCAGCATGTGTATGGCAAGCCGCTGATTTACCTCGATAATGCTGCCACCACGCAAAAGCCTCTGTCGGTGATCAGTCGCCTGAAGCAGTATTATGAAGCCGAAAATGCCAACATCCATCGGGGGGTGCACTACCTGAGCCAGTTGTCCACCCAGTCGTTCGAAAATGCCCGCACCACGGTTGCCTGTCACATCAACGCCCTGCACCGGCACGAGGTGGTATTCACCCGGGGTACTACGGAGTCCATCAATCTGATAGCCAGCTCTTTTGCCCGTTATGCGGCCAGGAAAGCGCCCAAAGTGCTTATCACGGCCATGGAACACCACAGCAACCTGGTGCCCTGGCAGCAATGGGTGCTCCAAAACGGCGGCAGCCTGCTGGTGGCCAGGCTACTGCCCGATGGCAGCCTCGACCTGGAACACTTTGCCGCACTGCTCGATCAGCAGCCCGATCTGGTGGCCGTGACCCATGTGTCGAATGTGCTGGGCACGGTAAATCCTGTGAAGGAGATCACGGCATTGGCACATCAGCGCAACATTCCGGTGTTGGTGGACGGAGCGCAGGCCATTGCCCATTTGCCGGTGGATGTGCAGGACATCGGCTGCGACTTTTATGTGTTTTCCGGCCACAAGGCCTACGGGCCAATGGGTGTGGGCGTGCTTTACGGACGGGAAGAATGGCTGCTGCGCCTGCCACCCTACCAATACGGGGGCGAAATGGTTGACCGGGTGAGTTTCGACCACACCACCTTCAACGAGTTGCCTTTCAAGTTCGAGGCAGGCACCCCCAATGTGGGGGCCGTTCTCGGCCTGGAAACCGCACTGAGTTTTATTCAAAAGACTGGATACGAGGCTATTGCCAATCACGAGCACGAGCTTACCCGGCTTGGCCATCAGCTGCTTAGCGATGTGCCGGGTATTGAGTTTTACGGCCTGACGCACGATAAGGAAGCAGTGATATCGTTCAATATCCGTGCTTTGCATCCATACGACCTGGGCGCTTTGCTCGACAAGATGGGTATAGCCGTGCGCACGGGTCACCATTGTGCGCATCCGCTGATGGATGTGCTGGGAGTGTCGGGAACGGTGCGTGCTTCGATGGCTGTGTACAACACCCCGGACGAAATGGAACAATTTGCAGCCGCCGTCAAAAAGGCCGCAATGATGCTTTCGTAA
- a CDS encoding FUSC family protein — MPAGCNDYRALCNASEAIKCLQTYNSTTGENDDLAQLTDKQLLEEARKLKPAYTLNSFLIGFVIGILLFGIFYSAKGLFMLIPVFLIKAFVNDPRNKRYKVVKEMLKARGLA; from the coding sequence TTGCCAGCTGGATGCAACGACTATCGGGCCTTGTGCAATGCCAGTGAAGCAATTAAATGCTTACAAACTTATAACTCAACGACCGGTGAAAACGACGACCTTGCACAACTCACTGATAAGCAGCTCCTTGAGGAGGCCAGGAAGCTTAAACCTGCCTACACGCTGAACAGCTTTCTTATCGGCTTTGTTATCGGCATCTTGCTCTTTGGGATTTTTTACAGCGCCAAAGGCTTGTTCATGCTCATTCCTGTCTTTCTGATAAAAGCGTTCGTAAACGACCCCCGAAACAAAAGGTACAAGGTGGTGAAGGAGATGTTGAAGGCGCGTGGTTTGGCCTGA
- the sufD gene encoding Fe-S cluster assembly protein SufD, translating to MSHPVEQHTLPLDELLMQQFREQRHLITAHDLPEVTALRDKYFADFKSRGFPHNELEKWRFSRITDLLEENFAHSLEPDDVRNKNLSEMFRCEVHNFNTEIISVLNGWYYDSNGGYHISPEGVIVSSLRKAMQQFPELVAKHYGTIAHSEHNTFVSINTALVQDGVFIYVPDNVEVPKTLQILKLIDRAGTHFVQNRNLIILGRNSHLSLMHCDDSINHHTSLINTVTEVLVQENARLEIYKLQNLNDNSGLVNSTFIRQLADSNVKTVALTFNGGYIRNNVQTFLDGRGAHADLMGLYLMDKQQHVDNQIRVMHNQPHCTSNELFKGILDDEATAVFNGYIYVARDAQKTNAYQNNRNILLKPTAVVDTMPFLEIYADDVKCSHGATIGQLDEDAMFYLRSRGISKANARLLLMYAFAADIVNEIEIESLRIRIDDMVKKRLRGELSVCENCILHCSTPEKEIHFDIDYSKI from the coding sequence ATGTCGCATCCTGTAGAACAACATACCCTGCCGCTCGACGAGCTGCTGATGCAGCAGTTCAGGGAGCAGCGCCACCTGATTACGGCACACGACCTGCCCGAGGTGACGGCCCTGCGCGATAAGTATTTTGCTGATTTCAAGAGCCGTGGCTTCCCCCATAACGAACTGGAGAAGTGGCGTTTTTCGCGAATTACCGACCTCCTTGAAGAAAACTTTGCCCACAGCCTGGAACCCGATGATGTGCGCAACAAGAACCTCAGCGAAATGTTTCGCTGCGAGGTGCACAACTTCAACACCGAGATCATCTCGGTGCTCAATGGCTGGTATTACGATTCCAACGGCGGCTATCATATCAGTCCCGAAGGCGTTATTGTGAGCAGCCTGCGCAAGGCCATGCAACAATTTCCGGAGCTGGTTGCCAAACACTACGGCACCATTGCCCACAGCGAGCACAACACTTTTGTGAGCATCAACACGGCTTTGGTGCAGGATGGGGTATTCATTTATGTGCCTGATAATGTGGAGGTGCCAAAAACCCTCCAGATCCTCAAGCTCATCGATAGGGCAGGAACCCATTTTGTGCAGAACCGCAACCTCATCATCCTGGGGCGCAACAGCCACCTGAGCCTGATGCACTGCGACGACTCCATCAACCACCACACCAGCCTTATCAACACTGTGACCGAAGTGCTGGTGCAGGAAAATGCCCGGCTCGAAATCTACAAACTGCAAAACCTGAACGACAATTCCGGACTGGTCAACAGCACCTTTATCCGCCAGCTGGCCGACAGCAATGTGAAAACTGTGGCGCTGACCTTCAATGGCGGCTATATCCGGAACAATGTGCAAACCTTTCTCGATGGCCGCGGTGCACATGCCGACCTGATGGGGTTGTATCTGATGGACAAGCAGCAACATGTGGACAATCAGATCCGTGTGATGCACAACCAGCCCCACTGCACCAGCAATGAGCTGTTCAAGGGCATACTCGACGACGAGGCTACGGCTGTGTTCAACGGATACATTTATGTGGCCCGTGATGCCCAGAAAACCAATGCTTACCAGAACAACCGCAATATCCTGCTCAAGCCTACGGCTGTGGTGGACACCATGCCTTTTCTTGAGATCTATGCCGACGATGTGAAGTGTTCGCACGGAGCCACCATCGGTCAGCTCGACGAAGATGCCATGTTCTACCTTCGCTCGCGCGGCATCAGCAAAGCCAATGCCCGCCTGCTGCTCATGTATGCCTTTGCGGCTGATATTGTGAACGAAATTGAGATAGAGTCCTTGCGCATCCGCATCGACGACATGGTGAAGAAACGCCTGCGCGGCGAGCTTTCGGTGTGCGAAAACTGCATCCTGCATTGCAGCACCCCCGAAAAGGAAATACATTTCGATATCGATTACAGCAAAATCTGA
- the radA gene encoding DNA repair protein RadA has translation MAKTKTLFFCRNCGHESPKWLGKCPGCGEWNTFAEETVVTGKSAKSTPTGLVHRMDAPTPVREIESSNEKRLDTGMNELNRVLGGGLVPGSLVLIGGEPGIGKSTLMLQVSLKLAGKKVLYVSGEESRQQIRMRADRIGISNDNCLIYTEVSTSAIIQQALSVQPDMLVVDSIQTLQSEQFDATAGSITQIRESAAELNRLAKSSQIPVVLIGHITKDGVIAGPKILEHMVDTVIQFEGDRHYGFRILRAIKNRFGPASELGIFEMLHNGLREVTNPSELLLSQREKPVSGTSIAAMIEGLRPMMVETQALVGQAAYGTPQRSVTGYDLRRLNMLLAVLEKRAGMRLGSKDVFLNIAGGLRVDDPAIDLAVVAALISSANDIPLPEKTAFAAEVGLSGEIRAVNRVEARISEASRLGFEEIYVSRFNQRVQTKQTGIQVITAGDVNELLGKLFG, from the coding sequence GTGGCCAAAACCAAAACCTTGTTCTTTTGCCGCAACTGCGGCCACGAATCGCCCAAATGGCTGGGCAAATGCCCGGGCTGCGGCGAGTGGAACACCTTTGCCGAGGAAACTGTCGTAACAGGTAAATCTGCAAAAAGCACTCCCACAGGGCTTGTCCACCGCATGGACGCCCCCACACCCGTCAGGGAGATTGAAAGCAGCAACGAGAAACGCCTCGACACCGGCATGAACGAACTCAACAGGGTGCTCGGCGGTGGACTTGTGCCAGGCTCACTGGTGCTTATAGGAGGCGAACCGGGCATTGGCAAATCAACGCTCATGCTGCAGGTGTCGCTCAAACTTGCTGGAAAAAAAGTACTCTACGTTTCGGGCGAAGAAAGCCGCCAGCAAATCCGAATGCGCGCCGACCGCATCGGCATCAGCAACGACAACTGCCTGATATACACCGAAGTATCCACATCGGCCATCATCCAGCAAGCCCTCAGCGTGCAACCCGATATGCTGGTGGTCGATTCGATCCAGACCCTGCAATCGGAACAGTTCGATGCCACAGCCGGAAGCATCACCCAAATACGCGAAAGCGCCGCCGAGCTGAACCGCCTGGCCAAAAGCAGCCAGATTCCGGTGGTGCTTATCGGGCACATCACCAAAGACGGGGTCATCGCCGGGCCAAAGATTCTGGAACACATGGTGGACACGGTGATACAGTTCGAAGGCGACCGGCACTATGGATTCCGCATCCTGAGGGCCATTAAAAACCGCTTTGGACCCGCATCGGAGCTGGGCATTTTCGAGATGCTGCACAACGGACTGCGCGAGGTGACCAACCCCAGCGAGCTGCTGCTGTCGCAACGCGAAAAACCTGTGAGCGGCACCTCCATTGCTGCCATGATCGAGGGTTTGAGGCCCATGATGGTCGAAACCCAGGCCCTGGTCGGACAAGCCGCCTACGGCACACCCCAGCGCTCTGTGACCGGTTACGACCTGCGGCGCCTGAACATGTTGCTTGCCGTGCTCGAAAAACGCGCCGGCATGCGCCTGGGCAGCAAAGACGTGTTTCTGAACATCGCCGGCGGTCTGCGCGTGGACGACCCCGCCATCGACCTGGCCGTGGTGGCTGCCCTCATCTCCTCGGCCAACGATATCCCGCTGCCCGAAAAAACAGCCTTTGCCGCCGAAGTGGGCCTCTCAGGCGAAATACGCGCCGTCAACCGCGTGGAAGCACGCATCAGCGAGGCCTCCCGTCTTGGTTTTGAGGAAATTTACGTGTCGCGCTTCAACCAGCGGGTCCAAACAAAACAAACAGGTATTCAGGTAATTACCGCAGGCGACGTGAACGAACTGCTGGGCAAATTGTTTGGCTGA
- a CDS encoding SufE family protein — protein MTAEEVQQQIIEEFSAYDDWLDKYNLLIEMGKDTPAIDPRHKTNNHLINGCQSRVWLHAELRDDGRIYFTADSDAVITKGMVNLLIRVLSGRTPDEILNTELQFVDAIGLTEHLSPTRSNGLVAMIRQMKLYAQVFKLKANN, from the coding sequence ATGACTGCAGAAGAAGTACAGCAGCAAATCATTGAAGAGTTTTCGGCCTACGACGACTGGCTCGACAAATACAACCTGCTCATCGAGATGGGCAAAGACACCCCGGCCATCGATCCCAGGCACAAGACCAACAACCACCTGATCAATGGCTGCCAGAGCCGTGTGTGGCTGCATGCCGAGCTGCGCGACGACGGCCGGATTTATTTCACTGCCGACAGCGATGCGGTGATTACCAAGGGAATGGTCAACCTGCTGATCCGGGTGCTTTCCGGACGCACACCCGACGAAATCCTCAACACCGAACTGCAATTTGTGGATGCCATCGGCCTCACCGAACACCTCTCGCCGACCAGATCGAACGGACTGGTTGCGATGATCAGACAGATGAAGCTATATGCACAGGTTTTTAAACTCAAAGCCAATAACTGA